From bacterium, one genomic window encodes:
- the rpmB gene encoding 50S ribosomal protein L28 has translation MSKVCDLCGKKPLVGHSVSHSNRKTKKRQMPNLHSTRRIVNGTSLKLKLCTKCHRGWLTE, from the coding sequence ATGAGTAAAGTATGTGATCTTTGTGGAAAAAAGCCCTTGGTGGGACATAGCGTCTCCCATTCAAATAGAAAGACAAAAAAAAGGCAGATGCCAAACCTTCATTCTACAAGAAGGATAGTTAATGGAACAAGCCTTAAGCTTAAGCTTTGCACAAAATGCCACAGGGGATGGCTTACAGAATAG
- a CDS encoding methyltransferase domain-containing protein has protein sequence MIAISIFLLGFTAIGSQIVIIREFLGVFYGNEFSIGFIFGCWLLGGAIGSSLFGRFADKIKNNASFFSSCQIALSILLPINIFFIRSIKEIFNIVAGEIISIHIMGASTFIILIPLCSIFGFMFSLGCRMIETKSISAFSIGMAYALEAIGCAIGGSLSSFFLIKIFNSFEIMGIFALLNILMAFFLAKRFISIFLSLFFVGMFLSNGWNCLNEYSVKRQFKGYKLLTSQNSIYGNISLVQRQNQYSFFYNGIYLYTIPDRASSEEACNFNLLSHPKPESILLIGGGCGVITEILKHPVKNVDYVELDPLIIKIAKDYLPNNHLKDRRVNIKNMDGRFFIKTTDKKYDCVIVSVGSPYTAQLNRYYSIEFFREVKRVLGKNGIISFGLSSSENYISHQLRDFLSSIYASLKKVFCDVKIIPGDTIYFLACNKKGVLTYDYKLWMERIEMRNLDIKYIREYYLFERMSKERIAKIESVLNKTNARMNYDERPISYYLNLVFWLGRFGNSLSTKIMGWVQEKRIIKIAICFYFLIFLFCFLSYKKAILGAIITTGVTEIAFQTLVLLSFQIIYGYMFYKLGIIITSFMIGLSLGSFWIIGIMHKIKKDFPAFILTQIAICLYPLLIPLFFYLSKGDVFPFLPIIAGFVGGIRFTLANKIYLKGRTDIGRTAGLSYGMILLGSCLGSISIPIFFIPIIGIYKTSLFIAGMNIVVLIFLVSGAHTTKNSLQKTFF, from the coding sequence ATGATAGCAATTTCTATCTTTCTCCTTGGCTTTACTGCTATAGGCTCTCAAATTGTCATTATAAGAGAATTTTTAGGTGTTTTCTATGGGAATGAGTTTTCTATAGGCTTTATTTTTGGTTGTTGGCTTTTGGGAGGAGCAATTGGAAGCTCTCTTTTTGGAAGGTTTGCAGACAAAATTAAAAACAATGCCTCTTTTTTCTCATCTTGTCAAATTGCTTTAAGCATTTTACTTCCCATTAATATCTTTTTTATAAGGTCAATAAAGGAAATTTTTAATATAGTTGCGGGTGAGATTATTTCTATTCACATTATGGGAGCATCAACCTTTATTATCCTTATTCCCCTTTGTAGCATTTTTGGCTTTATGTTTTCTTTGGGTTGCAGAATGATAGAAACAAAATCCATTTCTGCATTTTCTATTGGAATGGCTTATGCCTTAGAGGCAATAGGTTGTGCAATAGGAGGGTCTCTTTCAAGCTTCTTTCTTATTAAAATTTTTAATTCCTTTGAGATTATGGGTATATTTGCTTTATTAAATATTCTAATGGCTTTTTTCTTGGCAAAAAGGTTTATTTCTATATTTTTAAGCCTATTTTTTGTGGGAATGTTTTTATCCAATGGATGGAATTGCTTAAATGAATATTCTGTTAAAAGGCAATTTAAAGGATATAAGCTTCTTACATCTCAAAATTCTATCTATGGAAATATCTCCCTTGTCCAGAGGCAAAATCAATATTCATTTTTCTATAATGGCATTTATCTCTATACAATTCCAGATAGAGCAAGCTCTGAGGAGGCTTGCAATTTCAATCTTCTCTCCCATCCAAAGCCAGAAAGCATACTTTTAATAGGGGGTGGCTGTGGAGTAATTACAGAAATACTTAAACACCCTGTAAAAAATGTAGATTATGTAGAGCTAGACCCATTGATTATAAAGATAGCAAAAGATTATCTTCCAAATAACCATTTAAAGGATAGAAGGGTAAATATCAAAAATATGGATGGAAGGTTTTTTATTAAAACAACAGATAAAAAATACGATTGTGTTATTGTCTCTGTTGGAAGCCCATATACAGCCCAATTAAATAGGTATTATAGTATTGAATTTTTTAGGGAGGTAAAAAGGGTTTTAGGGAAAAATGGAATAATTTCGTTTGGTCTTTCTTCTTCAGAAAATTATATATCTCATCAATTAAGAGATTTTTTATCATCTATTTATGCTAGTTTAAAAAAGGTATTCTGTGATGTAAAAATAATACCAGGAGATACAATATATTTTTTAGCCTGCAATAAGAAGGGGGTATTGACCTATGATTACAAGCTCTGGATGGAAAGAATAGAAATGAGGAATTTGGATATAAAATACATTAGGGAATATTATCTATTTGAAAGAATGTCTAAAGAGAGGATTGCAAAAATAGAAAGCGTCTTAAATAAAACAAATGCCAGAATGAATTATGATGAAAGACCCATTTCTTACTATTTAAACCTAGTTTTCTGGTTAGGTCGCTTTGGTAATTCTTTATCAACGAAGATTATGGGATGGGTGCAGGAAAAAAGGATTATAAAGATTGCTATTTGTTTTTATTTTCTTATATTTCTCTTCTGTTTCCTTTCATATAAAAAGGCTATATTGGGGGCAATTATAACAACAGGAGTAACAGAGATTGCCTTTCAAACCCTGGTTTTGCTCTCCTTTCAAATAATCTATGGCTATATGTTTTATAAACTAGGCATTATAATTACCTCATTTATGATTGGTTTATCACTAGGCTCTTTTTGGATAATAGGAATTATGCACAAAATTAAAAAGGATTTTCCTGCCTTTATCTTAACACAAATTGCTATTTGTCTTTATCCCCTTTTAATTCCTTTGTTTTTTTATCTTTCCAAAGGAGATGTCTTTCCATTTCTACCAATTATTGCAGGATTTGTCGGAGGTATTAGATTTACCTTAGCAAACAAGATATACTTAAAAGGAAGGACAGATATTGGAAGGACAGCCGGGTTAAGTTATGGAATGATATTGCTCGGCTCTTGTTTAGGCTCCATATCAATACCCATATTTTTTATTCCCATAATAGGCATTTACAAAACATCCCTATTTATTGCTGGAATGAACATTGTTGTTTTAATTTTTCTTGTATCCGGCGCACATACTACAAAAAATTCTTTACAAAAGACCTTCTTTTAA